The DNA region AATCCTAATTATTTAGGATGACTAATATATAAAAAAAAAGGGCTGAAAATTTCAGCCCTTTGTAAAATACTTATTTTCTAATACCTAGTTCTTTAATAAGCTCACGATACTTAACAATATCGTTCTTGATCATATAATCAAGTAGGCTTCTTCTTTTACCTACCAACTTTACTAATGAACGCTCAGTGTTGTAATCTTTGTGGTTCTTTTTTAAGTGACCGGTTAGGTGGTTAATTCTGTGTGTGAACAAAGCGATTTGGCCTTCTGTAGAACCTGTGTTTGTTTCACTACCGCCGTGTTTCTTAAAGATTTCGGCTTTTACTTCTTTTGTTAAATACATTCCAATATTGTTTTAAATGATTTTTATGTATATATGACTGATTTTCAATCAAGCTGCAAAGATACGATTTATGAGCATAAAACAAATAATTTGTTCAATTAAATGTATTGTGGCCTTGGTAGGTAAAAAAAACTGTGTGATACAGAAAAAACCGATTGCTAATACCTTGCGTATATTATTATACTATTAATGGCGGTCTGTTGATTAGAACACCGATATAGACTTAAGTCCCCCTAAAAAATAATATGATTATGAATTTGAAATTTTTTATGAGTGTTTGCTTGGTATTAGCTTTTATTGCATGCGATGAAGATGAAACAAACGAACCTGAAAAGACGGATACCGCTCCAAATGTAGTAGGTATGAACTTTCTAAAAAGTACACAATCTTTTGATGAGACCTATGCTGTTCTTAAAGCAAGTTTAGAGGCAAATGAAAATATTACAATTGTAGCCGAAGTAAATCATACGGCCAACGCGGCTTCAGCGGAGTTGGAGCTAAACCCAACGAAAATAATTTTCTTTGGCAACCCTAATTTAGGAACACCATTAATGCAGGTAAACCAACAGGCGGGATTAGATTTGCCACAACGTATTTTGGTTTATCAAAGTGATAGTGAAGAAGTTTACATAGGTTATAATTCTACAACATATTTAGCTAATCGCCATACAGTAGGGGATGTATCTACATTATCTACAATGGCAGGAGCATTGAGGAATTTAAGCGAAAATGCCGGAATTGGAGAGGTAACGGAGCAGCCTAGTGAAGTGCCTGCCGATTATAAAGTGTTGACAGTTGTAAGTCAAGAAACATTTGACGCTACCTACGAAGGTATAATGAGTGTGATTGAAGGTAACCCAAATCTTAAAATTGTTGCGGAATTAGATCATCAAGCCAATGCGGCCAATGTTGAGTTGGAGTTGTTGCCTACTAGCGTAATTATTTTTGGTAATCCAAGCTTGGGAACACCGTTAATGCAAGACAAGCAAACTTCAGCACTTGATTTACCACAAAAAATATTGGTGTATGAAAATGCGGAGGGTGAGGTGAAAATTGCTTTTAACAGTCCAGAACTATTTATGTCAAGACATGGTGTTACGGATAATGACGCTACTTTAGAAACTATTTTAGCTGCATTACAAGGTATTGCTACATCTGTAAACCAATAGAGTAATTTAAAAAAAATGAATTGAGCTTCACTAGAAATAGTGGGGCTTTTTTTGTTTCTCAAAAAAAAGTAGAAGGTGATTTTTTAAGTAAAATAGAGCATGGATTTAAGCCAGTTTTGAAAATCTAAAAATCACATCCCGCAGGAAGAGGCTCCGCTTTCTCCAATTCTATGGCGAATTCTGAGTCTAATTCTACCTCCATAAAGCCATTTTCAACTGAGCCTTTTAGAACCTCAGAGGTGTAGCCTACTGGGTGTACATGCGCGCGTATGTAAACTTCAGTAGTTTTTGCCAAGGTAATATTTGATCCGGAACGAGTAAAAGGTTGTTCCTCTACATGGCTGTGAGTTAAAATTCTCCTATAAATAAGGTTTCCTTTTAAATCAATGATTTCCCACCAGTCTGCATATAGATTACAACCGGTATCCGGGCTTTGAATGGTTGTACTGAAAGTATAGTTGTTCTCAGTGCCCGATACTTTAACTTCAAGAACTTTTGCGGAATCAGATAAAATGCCCGCCAAATCCGATTCGGCGGGCATACTTTCTTTATCTGTTGAACAACAAAAAAACCAAAATGAAATTAGTGTAATAACTAACGGTTTCATGCCGAAACCTTTTCAGTTCTCACAGGGTTGTTCTGAATTAAATCTATATAAAGGTTGATTTTCTTTTTCAAATCTCTTCTATGTGAGATAAAATCCAAAAAACCATGGTCCTTAACAAACTCTGCAGTTTGGAAACCTTCGGGAAGTTCTTTTCCCGTAGCTTCTTTTACTACTCTGGGGCCTGCAAAACCAATTAATGCACCAGGTTCTGATATGTTAATGTCCCCTAACATTGCATAGGACGCGGTTGTTCCACCAGTGGTAGGGTCTGTACAAAGTGATATATATGGAAGTTTAGCTTCTGCCAGTTGTGCTAATTTTGCCGATGTTTTGGCTAATTGCATTAAAGACAGGGCGGCTTCCATCATACGGGCTCCCCCAGATTTTGAAATCATTACAAAAGGAACTTTTCTTTTTATAGCGTAATCTATGGCACGTGCAATTTTTTCACCAACAACGCTA from Zobellia alginiliquefaciens includes:
- the rpsO gene encoding 30S ribosomal protein S15, which gives rise to MYLTKEVKAEIFKKHGGSETNTGSTEGQIALFTHRINHLTGHLKKNHKDYNTERSLVKLVGKRRSLLDYMIKNDIVKYRELIKELGIRK
- a CDS encoding DUF302 domain-containing protein, which translates into the protein MNLKFFMSVCLVLAFIACDEDETNEPEKTDTAPNVVGMNFLKSTQSFDETYAVLKASLEANENITIVAEVNHTANAASAELELNPTKIIFFGNPNLGTPLMQVNQQAGLDLPQRILVYQSDSEEVYIGYNSTTYLANRHTVGDVSTLSTMAGALRNLSENAGIGEVTEQPSEVPADYKVLTVVSQETFDATYEGIMSVIEGNPNLKIVAELDHQANAANVELELLPTSVIIFGNPSLGTPLMQDKQTSALDLPQKILVYENAEGEVKIAFNSPELFMSRHGVTDNDATLETILAALQGIATSVNQ
- the accD gene encoding acetyl-CoA carboxylase, carboxyltransferase subunit beta, with amino-acid sequence MTAWFRRKEKGIQTATEEKKDTPKGLWYKSPTGKIVESEVLAKNFYVSPEDDYHVRIGSKEYFEMLFDDNKFRELDAKLTSKDPLKFEDTKKYSERLKAAQKKTGLNDAVRTGFGKSIGKDIVIACMDFNFIGGSMGSVVGEKIARAIDYAIKRKVPFVMISKSGGARMMEAALSLMQLAKTSAKLAQLAEAKLPYISLCTDPTTGGTTASYAMLGDINISEPGALIGFAGPRVVKEATGKELPEGFQTAEFVKDHGFLDFISHRRDLKKKINLYIDLIQNNPVRTEKVSA